The nucleotide sequence tatatacttttttttcttcttcttccTTTATTTGTATCTCTTAATTTGTacaaatttataatttccttgatttctttttcatataaaaaaccTTACTTCTTATAAAGTACCCAATGAgatacattatatatatatatatatatatatatatatatatttatttagttgtttttttgtttttttgtttttttcttatattttatttattcaagACATACGATTATAATAACCCTTGTACTacttttaaataaaaaaaaaaaaaattcattatGTTAAACGAAAGAGAAATAACCAACAGccttatttattttttataagacTAATATAAggatgaatatataaaaaaaaaaaaaaaaaaaaaaatgagtGTTCTTACTTTCCctttaatttaattaaccttaataaaaaaaagtacaAACATGTTCAAATTGTACAAcagaaaatatatattatatatatatatttatttatttatttataattcttAAGAAGGGTTTTTCGAGGTTTATTAATTAAACCATACAcacataatttttttataatataatacataaatgtttgtttaataagaattaaaaaaataaaaaataaaataaaataaaataaaataaaaataacccttccaaatacataaaataaatttccAACCTGCTTCTTCTACATGAttcaaattatttattaaattaatacatatattataaaaatatttaattttttaaataatgataagTAAACACGTTAGATGTTATTTATAGTAAATAGATCGACTcgtataatatatatatatatatatatatatatatacacacataataaaaaaaaaatatataaatatatatatatatatatatatatatattaagataattacttatttatgtatttacatttatacGCTCGTGTGATTTTAATACATcatgttatataataaaaacacCGGCTCTTGGGTtgataaatttatttttattatttatatttatggaATGTAGAAATTGTtagatattaaaaaataaatcatataataaatatgtagggaagaatatattacacgtattcaaaaatataaataattttattttttattttttccttcctaatatttttatataattgtcAGGATTTTTTTTCGTGCTTTCTACAAcaatatgtaaaatattaaaacaaccaaaattaaaaaaattaaaaaaataaaaaaataaaaaaaaataaaaaaaaatatacatatatatataatatatgtgtatatatatctatatataggaaagaaaagaattaaacatattatatatatatatatatatttttttttatatatgcatattttTACGTTCTccaaatttatatatatactatcTTCTCCCATGATACgaatatacataataaatatttcaacatgatttataaatatgatgttttaaaaaggaaaaaaaaaaaagttatattttataaaattcaAAATAGTAAcagcatatatatatatataaatataaatatatatatatatatatatatatatatatactattatttttctacattgtatattttttaatgattatttttacaaagTGGGAGAGCACAtacatttttctttcatattaaatatatgtaatccctttttatatatttattatatattaatattatgaattaaatatattataattaaaaaattattatatatatatatatatatataatatatataacaagtgcaaaaaaatatagatattaaaatttttaaacattatattatatatatatatatatatatttttttttaatcaGCTATTTGATTTActaattatatataaaaagaggaaaataaagaaaagagaaaaaacaaaaaagaaaatagaaaataaaaaactatatggtatatttatatagttatatatctatgcataataatatatatacatatatatatatatatataatatatatattatatttatatattttttcaatgTTTACCCATggttatatttataaataataatatataaaataaatatattatttatttttttttttttattcaaaaaagaaaaaattataatttttaatatctgaattattatataaacatatatatataaatatatatatataatatatatatattatatatatatatataataaatatatattttttttaatttataaacTTCATCTTTGTAATATAACAAACttttataacattatatacatatatataatatgtttttttttttttatatttttttataattatatatatatatatatatatatatatatatcttttatttttattttattttatttttattttctttatcgGATGGATTATGTACTAGTAAATTTGGAATAGGGCAAAAACCAAATcgaataaataaaaaaaagataaattaCAAAATAGCAAAATGGGgatataacattttttttttttttttttttaaatataaatgttaaaccaacataaatatacaaCAACGACtagaataaaataaatatataatatatataatatatatatatatatatatatatatatatatatatatatttatttatttatatattccttttatattaaaaatatatatttttatgtggTCAAATGTTAATCCgagaagaaaaaaaaaaaaaaaaaaaatgaacaatatataattgtacgcaaagaaaataaaaacgtatggtaattttttaaattatatataaatattatatatatatatattgaaaagtacatatatatatatatatatatatatatattataaaaggTTATAAACCCCCCCCCCTCTAACACAatactttttaatatatagatatacctaatttatttataagtgtttaattttttttttttattttattttattgttttgtttttttatttatttaaaagaaaaaaaaaaaaaaaaaaaaaaaaaataaaaattaaataaaaaaaaaaaaaaaaaaaaaaaaaaatatataagaatgtaaaaaaaagaaagaaaaaaaaaaaattaaaaaaaataaaaataattaaaaaaaaaataaNNNNNNNNNNNNNNNNNNNNNNNNNNNNNNNNNNNNNNNNNNNNNNNNNNNNNNNNNNNNNNNNNNNNNNNNNNNNNNNNNNNNNNNNNNNNNNNNNNNNNNNNNNNNNNNNNNNNNNNNNNNNNNNNNNNNNNNNNNNNNNNNNNNNNNNNNNNNNNNNNNNNNNNNNNNNNNNNNNNNNNNNNNNNNNNNNNNNNNNNNNNNNNNNNNNNNNNNNNNNNNNNNNNNNNNNNNNNNNNNNNNNNNNNNNNNNNNNNNNNNNNNNNNNNNNNNNNNNNNNNNNNNNNNNNNNNNNNNNNNNNNNNNNNNNNNNNNNNNNNNNNNNNNNNNNNNNNNNNNNNNNNNNNNNNNNNNNNNNNNNNNNNNNNNNNNNNNNNNNNNNNNNNNTAATaactatattattaatataataaagaaaaaaaaaaaaaaaaaaagaaaagatcAAAATTcaatgaatataaataaagcGGAAAACAGAAATGTTTTCGAATGTATAGAAATGGAagagataaaaaaaattacaacATATGAAGAGAATTCAGATgatcatataatttttgatGATTTAAGTGAATATTCTCCAAGTATTATAagtaataatgataatattcATGTAGAAAAAGAAGTAGTAGATGAGAAATTATTACAAAGTATGATAAATTCAGAAAATCTGTTAAAAcataatcaaaataattggtatgataatttagatgttgaagaatataaagataattCTGCATTTATGGAGACAAGAAATAAATTCACTAATATAGTGTTAGGGGTTTCTTCTGTTTCCATGAACCCTAACAACATaatagataataatatgtttttaaCAAACAAAGAAATCAATACAtttgaaataaataatattaatcTTCCTCAACAACAAAATGGTTTAATTCATATGACCACAATCAATGTTAgtaatgataattatgaacaaaataaaaccGAAGAAATATGTGACACGACAAAAAGTGACAACTCTTTTTTAGATATGGATCAAGAAcatgataaaataaagatagGACATCAAGAAATTAGAGTAATAAAAGTAAACGATTCAAGAAAAAATCACTCCTCAAAAGAATCCACAAAATATCAGCATGGCGAAGCAACAAATGTTGAACAGATTAAAAATGTTgaacaaattaaaaatgttgaacaaaataaaaatgttgaacagattaaaaatgttgaacataataatatacaatgTTACACAAATTTATCCCTAAACGaaatagaagaaaaaaaaaatgttgaCGATGATAGTTTAAATATAACCAACgaaattaataaaacaCAACCATTTTCTGTAACATGTAACAAAAAAGATGATTCGTCTTTTAAAAGAATGTCTAGTAAAAGTAACAtggtaaaaaaaaaaaattatgataaagATAGTGTAGAAAATGAAGATTATAATACAAAGAAAGAAGGTATTGTAGTAAAGGAtacatttaatttattaaataaactTAAGACCAATCAAAAAAACAGAGAATATTCAAATAGCTCCCTTTCTAGTCTTAGCGATGCTGTAACGAATATTAAAACGTTGAAACATTTTTCTTCATCCAATTATAATAAGATAAAATCAAAATTAAGTAAAACTTTTATGAACAATAAGTATAGTGATCACTCAtgtaatgataaaaaaggaaaagaagagaatgaatataataatgatgatgatgaacATGAAATTTGTGACAAAActaaaaatgtatatgataattctcaaaatatttcaacacaagaacaaaattatatgaaaaatattattagtaAAATAGAAGAATCtgtacaaaaaaaaaaaaaaaaaaaaaaaaaNNNNNNNNNaaaaaaaaaaaaaaaaaaaaataataataataataatgataataataatgataatagtaatgataataataatgataatactaatgataataataatgataatactaatgataatagtaatgaaaataattcaaGTGAAGATCAAAATTCTTCGGAGTTTACcttaaaagataataataactaTTATGATGATCATATGAACATGATTCTTACAAGTAACGAGTGTAATGAacttaataaaataaattataataatttaaatgattCGGATAATGTTAGTCCTATTGAAGGAGACATAATGAATAATTCCATGTCCTTATCAActcatataaataaaaataataaaaaaaaattaagacGCACTTCTATGAGCGGTTCtttaaaaacatataattcgtataattttaaaaacatggcatctataaataatcgtgataataatttaaattcctttttgaagaaaaagatatatagTACTGGTAGTATGTATGATATAAAAGTAcctattaaaaaatatttccaggggttaaaaaaaattaataatttattatcgaaaggtaataataatgatattgtgaatgatgaaaatattaacaatTTTGTGAATGATGAAGATGTCAACGATTTTGTgaatgatgaaaatattaacaatTTTGTGAATGATGAAGATGTCAACGATTTTGTGAATGATGAAGATGTCAACGATTATGTGAATGATGAAGATGTCAACGATTATGTGAATGATGAAGATGTCAACGATTTTGTGAATGATGATGAACGGGAAGTTGGTGCTTCTCATTTTAtagtaaataataatgatgatgatcAAGATAAATACAATCTTgtgaataaaataaatatggaaaatcttaacaaaatgaacaaaGAATATATGCCGAAGGATGAAGATAACATGATGTATTTAAAACAAAGAGATAGTAAAAACAGCTTTGATAATTATTGGGATGTAGACGATATTAATAAGAAGGGTCCTTTCCCGTTATCAAAATTGAGTGTCTTTCTAAATGAAAATGGGAATAATGAAGAagttaataatatggaaCTTGAacttaataatatacaacATCACGATAACAAAGGAGATGCTAAACAACCtaataattatgttatggaagaaaattatttagtagaaaattttattaacaaaaaaagcAACGATCTAAAAAGCGCTCCATATGATGATAACCCTACTAGTCTAaatacaaatgaaaataatgtgtataataatgtaaaagACGAAATAGAAGTttctataaataaaaatacaaataaaaatataattaatttatacgaaaataattttaaaagtATATCACAGTGTCCTCTTGAAGAAAAAAGGATAAATCACgtgtttaaaaaatttttaaacaATGAAGATTTAgatattcatataaatagaaatatGGATAATGAAGAGGAAAGTCTAAGAATTAACgaaattaaagaaataattatgaagTATGCAAATAATAGAGGTTATGGTAAAGATGGAGATTGGACATCTGAGCATGtgattaataaaaatgatgataataaaagggatgataataaaagggatgataataaaagggatgataataaaaatgatgataataaaaatgatgataataaaagggatgataataataatagtaataatagtaataatagtGATGGCAATTTTTTTGTTGAGAATATTACACCAgaagaaagaaataaaatagatgaatttttaaaaaaacataattatctatataaaatagaaagcactacaaatttatatacaGATGAAGGAAAATTAAAAGTGAATCCTACGGGTGATATAAATGTACAAAAGGGTGGTGATTCTATAAATAGCCCAGGTAATAATAGAAACAGGAATGATACGAATAACAgtggtaataataataatagtaataatataaatgatagtagtaataatactaatcataataatagtgggggtaataataataataatgacgaagacgatgatgatgataataataataataataatagaaataataacaactttagtagtagtaataatacaaatgaatTGGTTTCAAAGGTAAAAAGGCGAATTATTGATTGTAGGAATAATAGATTAAATTGGGGTTCCACTCAAGTTATTATAGATATTGATGATACTATAAGATCAAGTGGAggatataaattttttaattataatttagGAGGGGTAGATGCACAATATCAAAGAGGAGAGACTTATCCAGGGTCTTTtcaatttatttttgaattAGCTATGAATAAGTTAGCTGCAGAAGCTAAaccattattattatctgTGTTAACAGCTCGAATTCCTCAAGTACCTATAACAGAAGATtcttatttaaataaaaaatttaatgaAGTAGCTGAAAGAAGAGGAATAAAACATTGGGGTATTGATTGTGAAAATAAGATTTTATATTCAACTTTGAAAGAATGGGTTTGGAATGAAACCAGGGGTgaaaagaaattttttaattttaaacaattacataaatatgtaatacAACAAAATTCATTAGtaagatatatatggaTAGGTGATACAGGTGATATGGATAGACAAGCTGGTGAATTAATGATTAAAACTTTTCCACAAAGAATTAAAGCTgtttttcttcatcatgTCAAAGGGAAAGATGATAATACACTCTTACCAAGtgattattttataaaatcaGTACccatctttttttttcgtaCATATATCGGAGCAGCAACCAAAGCACATGCATATAATCTAATCGACAAAAAAGGGTTAACAAGAGTATTAGTACAAGCCGTTCTAGATCTTGAAAAAAGTAAAGTACCAGCAGATTCATCTAAATGGGAAGATCtaataaaagatattattttaaGTGATGCATTAGATGAActagataaatataatgcTGAAACGGTTAATAGAACTAAAAGAATTATAGCacaaaaaatgaaagaaatATCAGAAAGGaaattacattttataagttaaaaaaaaaaaaaaaaaaaaattttattcatcataataaatatattgttataaattaataaaaaatggtACACAAAAGgtgtatgtatatatattatatatatgtatgtattatttttattttttaatatttttattttttttttttttttttttataccCTTTAATTAAAACAATAGAACTATTTTTAATCACTTTATGTGATGttaaatttatttgatattttatatttttataatatatattcatatattcaatacaaaaaaaatgtaataaataaataaataaataaataaataaataaaaataatataaataagtaaatatttaaatgtaaatatCAATGCTGATATTTCTTACCTGtacatttaatattacaaatatatacatatatatattattatatatatatatatatatatttaaaaatttaataaatattatagaaataaaattatattttatttttcattttatatttttttcaaagTCGGAACGTAGAACATATTTATACTactaatatataatttgaggaaaaaaaaaaaaaaaaaaaaaaaaaaaaaaaaaaatttaatatatataaaatagaTGTTTGCATTTAggaaatatttaaaaaaatatttaccATGAACATCAATCTTTTATTTCCTTtaaatttgaaaaaaatatcttcatatcttcatatcttttttttttttttttttttttttttttttgtaaaatatgctataactatatttttaaaaagtataaataaatgaactATGACGAAGGAATATGTTGTAAAGGCTAACGACgtatacattttaataaaaatgtaagattgaaaataaatttatttcttattacATCTTGATTATCCAAATATgtaaaagatatatatatatatatatatatatatatatatatttatttatttatttattattttttttatttatttatttttttcgtAGTTGTAACTTGTTAGATATAAATGCAGTAAGCCATGTAAAAACAGCAATAAAAAGTATCATCTTAGATTTGTTTGGGATATCCATGTTATTAATGGTTAgttttaaaattataaaactagtagatgataatatgttttttattttgaagACGGATATAAGGTAATGTTATTCAAAAAattgtataattttattttttaaacagATAAAATTCAATAAACCACATTCGTATTTTGTCCTtcacataaaatatatatatatatatatatatatatatatatatatatatttcctttatttctttttattattaggTTCTTAaacttatttttatatgtcATACAACCTGACCACACGACTAAATACGAATTTTCTTTAGAGGTCATAAAGGTATCCAATTTTTTGCCGAATATTACCTGCACATCAAACAGTAACATTCAAATTGAAAATATGTAGattaccttttttttttttttttttttttttttctatttcgtaatttaataatatacaacaaatatatatatgtatatatgtatatatttatttatatttatttatttttacttttatatttgtttgttttttaaaGATACCATTAAGCGTTAAAAAGAAAACTAAcaaaaaatcatataaagtagataaatatatttttaaaaaataataataataaattaattaaatacaCTTAcgtgtatatatatatatatatatatatatatatatatatatataacagTATGGTTGATATAAAACATGTCTGTCCCTGTAGGTTTATAatgtttataaattaaaagtttaaaaagtaaagaaaatataataaaagaattaaagTTATTGATAAATAGGAGGAAAAG is from Plasmodium reichenowi strain SY57 chromosome 5, whole genome shotgun sequence and encodes:
- a CDS encoding hypothetical protein (conserved Plasmodium protein, unknown function), which produces MNINKAENRNVFECIEMEEIKKITTYEENSDDHIIFDDLSEYSPSIISNNDNIHVEKEVVDEKLLQSMINSENLLKHNQNNWYDNLDVEEYKDNSAFMETRNKFTNIVLGVSSVSMNPNNIIDNNMFLTNKEINTFEINNINLPQQQNGLIHMTTINVSNDNYEQNKTEEICDTTKSDNSFLDMDQEHDKIKIGHQEIRVIKVNDSRKNHSSKESTKYQHGEATNVEQIKNVEQIKNVEQNKNVEQIKNVEHNNIQCYTNLSLNEIEEKKNVDDDSLNITNEINKTQPFSVTCNKKDDSSFKRMSSKSNMVKKKNYDKDSVENEDYNTKKEGIVVKDTFNLLNKLKTNQKNREYSNSSLSSLSDAVTNIKTLKHFSSSNYNKIKSKLSKTFMNNKYSDHSCNDKKGKEENEYNNDDDEHEICDKTKNVYDNSQNISTQEQNYMKNIISKIEESVQKKKKKKKXXXXKKKKKKNNNNNNDNNNDNSNDNNNDNTNDNNNDNTNDNSNENNSSEDQNSSEFTLKDNNNYYDDHMNMILTSNECNELNKINYNNLNDSDNVSPIEGDIMNNSMSLSTHINKNNKKKLRRTSMSGSLKTYNSYNFKNMASINNRDNNLNSFLKKKIYSTGSMYDIKVPIKKYFQGLKKINNLLSKGNNNDIVNDENINNFVNDEDVNDFVNDENINNFVNDEDVNDFVNDEDVNDYVNDEDVNDYVNDEDVNDFVNDDEREVGASHFIVNNNDDDQDKYNLVNKINMENLNKMNKEYMPKDEDNMMYLKQRDSKNSFDNYWDVDDINKKGPFPLSKLSVFLNENGNNEEVNNMELELNNIQHHDNKGDAKQPNNYVMEENYLVENFINKKSNDLKSAPYDDNPTSLNTNENNVYNNVKDEIEVSINKNTNKNIINLYENNFKSISQCPLEEKRINHVFKKFLNNEDLDIHINRNMDNEEESLRINEIKEIIMKYANNRGYGKDGDWTSEHVINKNDDNKRDDNKRDDNKRDDNKNDDNKNDDNKRDDNNNSNNSNNSDGNFFVENITPEERNKIDEFLKKHNYLYKIESTTNLYTDEGKLKVNPTGDINVQKGGDSINSPGNNRNRNDTNNSGNNNNSNNINDSSNNTNHNNSGGNNNNNDEDDDDDNNNNNNRNNNNFSSSNNTNELVSKVKRRIIDCRNNRLNWGSTQVIIDIDDTIRSSGGYKFFNYNLGGVDAQYQRGETYPGSFQFIFELAMNKLAAEAKPLLLSVLTARIPQVPITEDSYLNKKFNEVAERRGIKHWGIDCENKILYSTLKEWVWNETRGEKKFFNFKQLHKYVIQQNSLVRYIWIGDTGDMDRQAGELMIKTFPQRIKAVFLHHVKGKDDNTLLPSDYFIKSVPIFFFRTYIGAATKAHAYNLIDKKGLTRVLVQAVLDLEKSKVPADSSKWEDLIKDIILSDALDELDKYNAETVNRTKRIIAQKMKEISERKLHFIS
- a CDS encoding hypothetical protein (conserved Plasmodium protein, unknown function): MTKEYVVKANDVYILIKICNLLDINAVSHVKTAIKSIILDLFGISMLLMVSFKIIKLVDDNMFFILKTDIRFLNLFLYVIQPDHTTKYEFSLEVIKVSNFLPNITCTSNSNIQIENM